A window of the Brassica napus cultivar Da-Ae chromosome C5, Da-Ae, whole genome shotgun sequence genome harbors these coding sequences:
- the LOC125587970 gene encoding microtubule-binding protein TANGLED-like, translating to MVARTPQKQRKVAMVVAPPLNSELLRETINKVDKCMERLQELQYTIAGGTKVVSGVNLSPRSTRTYLKTSLRCKQETLRIKNANNKKSPIGKFPASSPGDWRKMSLPAMLLGETVNEILQASQVTRDIVDALAPKKHRKSRRSIMPEEDEDGPKTPGTHQKSKEQNHETVSSNIKARRKKEKQNKRSEPTSPRARSRIVFKIVSPHKTAEKVQVKANRVSPKHKPWGKKAVLFPNPLFISGSSMQQAKFSRTMSPVIASSKDTKKETPHKFLIKSPSKSPSKFQVRIKSPPKVSVSPNRNGSNLARKSPLRSASLGKKSPPKLSAAGKLRRSFTPTRNGSNVAGKSSVSPKRVTLQAFISPAKNCDLGKKSPSPTRVGNKTQKLSTAAKLRRSFSPSRLLAMRLVSPMKSRKSVGRCDDDEKGMMLSGLRQRPVIVPKRFSMGRIS from the exons ATGGTTGCAAGAACCCCACAAAAGCAAAGGAAAGTGGCGATGGTGGTGGCGCCTCCTCTCAACTCAGAACTTCTCAGGGAAACAATCAACAAG GTTGATAAATGTATGGAGAGACTGCAAGAGCTGCAATACACAATAGCAGGAGGAACCAAAGTTGTCTCTGGTGTGAACCTTAGTCCTAGAAGCACTAGAACTTACTTGAAGACTAGTCTTAGATGCAAGCAAGAAACTTTAAG GATCAAGAATGCTAATAACAAGAAATCTCCAATAGGAAAGTTTCCAGCTTCCTCACCAG GAGACTGGAGGAAAATGTCACTACCAGCAATGCTACTAGGAGAGACTGTAAACGAAATCTTACAAGCCTCACAGGTGACCAGAGACATTGTAGACGCCCTTGCACCAAAGAAGCATAGAAAGTCCAGGAGATCAATAAtgccagaagaagatgaagatggccCTAAAACACCTGGGACCCATCAGAAATCCAAAGAGCAGAACCATGAAACTGTCAGCAGCAATATCAAAGCGAGAAGGAAGAAAGAGAAGCAGAACAAACGGTCAGAACCAACATCTCCTAGGGCTCGTTCAAGAATTGTGTTCAAGATTGTCTCTCCACATAAAACAGCAGAGAAGGTTCAAGTAAAGGCTAATAGGGTTTCGCCAAAGCATAAACCTTGGGGGAAAAAGGCGGTTCTGTTTCCGAACCCTTTGTTTATTTCCGGTTCCTCCATGCAACAAGCTAAGTTCAGTAGAACAATGTCTCCTGTCATAGCAAGCAGCAAGGACACTAAGAAAGAGACGCCACACAAGTTCTTGATCAAGTCTCCTTCCAAATCACCGTCGAAGTTTCAGGTCAGGATCAAGAGCCCGCCTAAAGTCTCGGTTTCTCCCAACAGAAATGGAAGTAACTTGGCTCGCAAGTCTCCGTTAAGAAGCGCTTCCTTGGGAAAGAAGTCTCCACCAAAGCTATCAGCTGCTGGGAAGCTCAGAAGATCATTTACTCCAACGAGAAACGGAAGTAACGTGGCCGGCAAGTCATCTGTTTCTCCCAAAAGAGTCACGCTTCAAGCTTTTATATCTCCGGCAAAAAACTGTGACTTAGGAAAGAAGTCACCTTCTCCCACTAGGGTGGGAAACAAGACGCAGAAGCTATCAACTGCAGCAAAGCTGAGGAGGTCATTTTCACCATCAAGGCTACTAGCAATGAGGCTGGTGTCTCCAATGAAGAGCAGGAAAAGTGTAGGGAGgtgtgatgatgatgagaagggGATGATGTTGAGTGGCTTGAGACAGCGTCCGGTTATAGTTCCTAAGAGATTCTCGATGGGGAGAATCTCATAA
- the LOC106345642 gene encoding LOW QUALITY PROTEIN: cyclin-P3-1 (The sequence of the model RefSeq protein was modified relative to this genomic sequence to represent the inferred CDS: inserted 1 base in 1 codon) translates to METSINSTTSSLFQWLGLIEDYDQPSTSTLPRVITLVALILGKMIQKNEKSLHTRHNKEGEITMFHGSRTXSMNIHRYTERVYRYAHCSHACFVAAFAYILRYLERPVDTSMTCRLTSLNVHRLLITSLLVAAKFLDRKCYNNAYYAKIGGVSTEEMNRLEKTFLFDLDFRLNITTEMFEKHCLVLQREAVPYDSSKLISVLGEVVTCSCQAI, encoded by the exons ATGGAAACTTCTATAAACTCCACCACCTCATCGCTCTTCCAATGGTTAGGTCTTATAGAAGATTATGATCAGCCTTCTACTTCTACCCTTCCTAGAGTCATCACCCTTGTCGCTTTAATTCTTGGGAAGATGATCCAAAAGAATGAAAAGTCACTCCACACAAGACACAACAA GGAGGGAGAGATCACTATGTTCCATGGATCAAGAA CATCGATGAACATTCATCGCTACACAGAGAGAGTCTATAGGTACGCTCACTGTAGCCATGCGTGCTTCGTTGCAGCCTTTGCTTATATCCTGAGGTATCTAGAAAGACCAGTGGATACAAGCATGACTTGTCGTCTCACATCACTCAACGTTCATCGCCTTCTCATTACCAGTCTCTTGGTCGCAGCCAAATTCTTGGACCGCAA GTGTTATAACAATGCGTATTATGCAAAAATTGGCGGAGTGAGCACTGAAGAGATGAATAGGCTGGAGAAAACGTTCTTGTTCGATCTTGACTTTAGACTAAATATTACAACAGAGATGTTTGAGAAACATTGTCTCGTGTTGCAGAGAGAAGCGGTGCCTTATGATTCAAGTAAACTTATATCAGTTCTTGGAGAGGTGGTAACTTGTAGCTGCCAAGCGATTTAA
- the LOC125587969 gene encoding pentatricopeptide repeat-containing protein At3g05340-like: MNSRWVIQKLTSHIPSCLSTILCTSKLLTQQSPSCKVSTFLLNHVDISLLLSICGREGWFPHLGPSLHASVIKSPEFFEPVDADIHRNALVVWNSLLALYVRNGELIDARKLFDEMPMRDNVSRNTVFNGFMKNREIQSGFVLLKRMLTPGGFDQATLTIALSVCDTPELCLVTKMIHGLAVLSGYDNVIPVGNSLITSYYKCGCSVSGRMVFDEMVQRNVITWTAVITGLVQNELHEDGLRLFCLMRRGLVQPNSVTYLSALSACSGSQRVIEGKQVHALLWKVGIESELRVESMLMDMYSKCGSIEDAWNVFESAEETDEVSMTVMLAGLAQNGSEEEAIHFFIRMLQDGVEIDANVVSAVLGVSFVDNSLGLGKQLHSLVIKRRSSGNTFVSNGLINMYSKCGDLDDSLSVFRRMSERNYVSWNSMIASFARHGHGLAALKLYEEMIRQDVKPTDVTFLSLLHACSHVKLINKGQELLKQMRDVYGIEPRTAHYACIVDMLGRAGRLEEAKSFIDSLPTKPDSLVWQALLGACSFYGDTQIGRYAAEQLFLSAPDSSAPHILMANIYSSRGQWKEREKTIKRMKAMGVTKETGVSWIEIENQTHRFVADDKLHPQGEAIHDVLSELFVVMIDEGYIHDKRLLFCMNT, translated from the coding sequence ATGAATTCGAGATGGGTGATTCAGAAACTAACCTCTCACATTCCCTCTTGCCTCTCTACCATCTTATGCACTTCGAAACTCCTAACCCAGCAGAGCCCAAGTTGCAAAGTCTCGACCTTTCTCCTCAACCACGTCGATATCAGCCTCCTCTTATCCATCTGCGGCAGAGAAGGCTGGTTTCCTCACCTGGGTCCTTCCCTCCACGCCTCCGTTATCAAAAGCCCCGAGTTTTTCGAGCCCGTTGATGCTGACATCCATCGAAACGCTCTCGTTGTTTGGAACTCTCTGCTCGCACTGTACGTTAGAAACGGAGAGTTAATTGATGCGCGCAAGTTGTTCGACGAAATGCCCATGAGAGATAATGTTTCTCGGAACACGGTGTTTAATGGGTTTATGAAGAACAGAGAGATACAGTCTGGTTTTGTGTTGCTTAAGAGAATGCTTACACCCGGTGGGTTTGATCAAGCGACCTTGACGATTGCTTTATCGGTTTGCGATACTCCAGAGCTCTGTTTGGTGACCAAGATGATCCACGGTTTAGCTGTTTTAAGCGGTTATGACAATGTAATCCCCGTGGGGAACAGTTTGATCACGTCTTATTACAAATGTGGGTGTTCTGTTTCTGGGAGAATGGTTTTTGATGAGATGGTGCAAAGAAATGTTATAACTTGGACGGCTGTGATTACTGGTTTGGTGCAGAATGAGTTACATGAAGATGGTTTaagattgttttgtttgatgCGTAGAGGATTGGTTCAACCGAACTCAGTAACTTATCTGAGCGCTCTATCTGCTTGTTCAGGCTCACAGAGGGTAATAGAAGGGAAACAGGTTCATGCTCTTCTGTGGAAAGTTGGGATTGAATCAGAGCTACGCGTTGAGAGTATGCTAATGGATATGTACTCCAAATGCGGAAGCATTGAAGACGCCTGGAATGTTTTTGAGTCCGCTGAAGAAACTGATGAAGTTTCGATGACTGTGATGTTAGCTGGTTTAGCACAAAACGGGTCAGAGGAAGAAGCTATACATTTCTTCATCAGAATGCTGCAAGATGGTGTGGAGATAGATGCAAatgtggtttcagcagttcttGGAGTCTCGTTTGTGGATAACTCTTTGGGTCTAGGCAAGCAGCTTCATTCGTTGGTTATCAAACGAAGATCCTCCGGTAACACCTTTGTTAGCAACGGACTCATCAACATGTACTCAAAATGCGGAGATCTGGATGATTCACTCAGCGTCTTTAGACGAATGTCGGAAAGAAACTACGTTTCATGGAACTCAATGATTGCATCATTTGCTCGCCATGGTCATGGATTAGCTGCGTTGAAGCTATACGAAGAGATGATAAGGCAAGACGTGAAGCCCACGGACGTTACCTTTTTGTCGCTACTCCATGCTTGTAGCCATGTAAAGCTGATCAACAAAGGCCAAGAACTCTTGAAACAGATGCGAGATGTCTACGGAATCGAGCCTAGGACAGCGCATTACGCCTGCATCGTTGACATGTTGGGCCGGGCTGGTCGTCTAGAAGAAGCAAAGAGTTTTATAGACTCATTGCCTACGAAACCTGACTCTCTGGTTTGGCAGGCGTTGCTTGGTGCTTGTAGTTTCTACGGTGACACTCAAATAGGGAGATATGCAGCTGAGCAGTTGTTTCTCTCTGCACCTGATAGCTCAGCTCCTCATATTCTGATGGCTAACATATACTCATCGAGAGGACAgtggaaggagagagagaagacgatcAAGAGAATGAAAGCAATGGGAGTGACTAAAGAAACAGGAGTAAGTTGGATTGAAATCGAGAATCAAACACATAGATTTGTTGCTGACGACAAGTTGCATCCACAAGGAGAGGCTATACATGATGTTCTCTCTGAATTGTTTGTTGTTATGATAGATGAAGGTTACATACATGATAAGAGGTTACTCTTCTGCATGAATACATAA